TGAAGGAGCAGCAAAAGAGACAGGAGCAGGCACAGTGAGGCAGAAAGGCAGTGTGTCCCCTCCGGGTTTGCTTTGGTAGGAGGCCGATAGGAGCCGGCAGGACAGAAGGGCTGCAGgtgagcaggcagagctggcagctgccgGCTACAAGAGCTGGAAAGGCAGGAGGCGAGGAAAGGACGGAGCCAGAGATGTGATGCTCCATACAGTTTCCAggtgagagaagagagaaagcgCCGGTGGCCCCGCGGGACAGGCAGGTTCCTGACGCTCTTTGGGATCCTGCGGGTTCTATGGTCCCGACTCTTGCCACCTCCCCGGGACCCCTCGGCTCCCATTACACCGGGGGCTCGCCCTCATCCCGGCACTGCAGCCTCCCAGCtacttcttttttctatttccttttctttttcccccttttttgtGGTTGGTTCGGCTTTTGGCACACCCATGAGCAGTTAGGGAGGACTCGGCTGGCGGAGGGAAGCCTAAAACCCCCGCGTTTTTCTCTCCACCACTGCTACTTGTAGTAAAAAGAAGGTTTCCACACCTGCGGCTCGATGCCGGCATTCCTGGTAGAGTAGGAGGGCCGGGGCGCCTGGAAGCCTCCCTTTGCTCGGGGCGGCAGCAGGCGGCACGGGGAGGCCAGCAGCACCTCGGTCGGGGCTCCGGGACCAGCACGGCTGCCGTGAGTCAGGGGCAGAGCCCCAGCGGCgccggggaaggggctggaggtGGTCTGGCCAGCACTGGGCACGGCGGGGGGATGCCAAACGGAGGAAGGAGGCAACGGAGAGGTCGGGCAGGAGGTTTGCTGGGGGTAGGGGTAGGCGTCGGGAAGAGAGGGTCTGGGTGGAGGCATCTCCCGGGGCATGGACCTCGCTGGCCCCTTGGATGGGGAGAGAATGAAGAGCGAAGACTGGAGCTGGTAGGGCTGGTACTTGGAGatctccagctccttctgcGAGACCTCGTTCTCCATCAGGTTACTGCCATAGAGAGATGCTGGGGGGGTTTTGGAGGGCCTGGAGGGACTCTTGGAGGGGTGTCTGGAGACCATGGGCGACAGGCAAGCGTTGGCATCATACTtccaggagggaggcagggacaTGGTGGGCGATGGGGACCGCAGCAGCTCGGGCTGGGAAGGAGCCTCGATGATGAACTTCTCCATCCTGGATTGCCGGCGGGCGAAGAGCTCAGCCCCCTTCCCTCTCGCTTCACTGAGGTTGTGGCTGGGCTGCGGCTTCGGCTTGGGCTGGACGGTGGGAGACTTGAGGCAGGAGGACCACGCCGGAGCATCGTCAGCCGGCGGGAGGTGCTGCCCGCCCCTGGCCATGCTGTTGGGGACAAAGTTGGCAGCTTCGGCCCCAAGGTCAAAGGGCTCGTCCTCAGCACTGGGCTCCCcctgctccttctgcttcttcctgctgTCCACGCTCTGAACCAGATCCAGCAGATCGGGGTTGGGGCCCAGCTTTGGCTTCTCAACGAAGGTGAACATGGACTTTTTGCCAGCTCTCCGGGCGGCTGACTCCTCCAGGATCCCCGTTTTGGGCAGGGGGTTCGGTCCGCTTGCCCACAGCCCAGGGGGGGACCTGGCAGCATCTTCTGCTCCCGGGGTGGGTACAGGGCCGAGTAGGCAGGGGGTGAGCGGACGCGGGTGAGCGGTGGGGGGCTGCTCAGGGTCTCCGCGTAGGTGGGTGGCGGGGGCAGCTCAGCGGCAGGGGGTCCCTCTGGGGGCTGGCCGCTCAGGGGGGACGCCTGGATGCCGAAGGGTCTGGCCGTCCGGTTCTTCACGGGCTTGGGCTTGGCCAGGGTGAGATGGACCTCGTAGTACTGCCGGCCCTGTGTCCCGTTCTGCTGCCGGCTGGCCGGGGATGCTGTCCCTGTGGCCGTCCCCGCTGGTGCGCTGGGCACCTTGCCGGGCACCTTGCCGGGCACCTCACCATTCTTCCCCTCCTTGGGGCTCTGCGGCAGGGCAAGAGCTGCTGTGCTCAGCCCCGCAGGGGCTCCCACATCCCCGAGCCCCCCGCCCCACTCTCCATCCCGCTGGCCACCCGCTCCTGCACGCCGTTGGTGGCAGCCGATGCCATGTTCTCCTTCAGGTAGATGCTAAGCGGGACCTGCTGGGCTTCAGCAGGCGGCTCCCGGCACGGGGAGGCATTCGCCCGCAGCCCCTCTCCTGAGGTGCCGAGCTGGTCAGGCTCCGACTTCGTCCCCTGCCCCTCGCCCTCCTCCATGGCTGCTTGCCAAGGCCGGGGCGTGGGGCTCAGCGGCAGCCCCCCGCCATGCCCGGCCCCGGCGAGCCCGTCAACGCGCTGCTTGCGGCGGTTGAAGAGCAGGACGCCCTTGGAGCTGGGGCCGGGCGCCGTGGTGAGCTGTGCCGCAATCCTCCGACTCCGCGCCTTCGCCTCCTTCAGCTCCTTCTCGGAGAGGCTGGCGCTGCGGGAGAGACCTGGAcggaggggagaagggggttAGGGGTACTCAGCGGGGATGTGGGATCtcagccctccctgcccaggaTGAGCAGCCCTTCCTCCAGGTATCCCCGGCATCCCaaccccttccccagcagctggaggaaggcaggagggatgcTCCAGGGCTGGGGTACACAGGGGGGATATTGCAGTCCAGGGGTGATGGGgacccagcacagcccctgctGAGATGCTGAGCCGGGATGGACAGACAGCAAAGCCCAGGGGACACCCAGGAGCACTCAGGACCTTTCCTCCCATCCTACCCAGTATTTCGGCTGGGCTCCTCGCTCCCACCGCGGTGACCGTATGGGAAAGGAATTTCTCC
This portion of the Gymnogyps californianus isolate 813 chromosome 14, ASM1813914v2, whole genome shotgun sequence genome encodes:
- the SYNPO gene encoding LOW QUALITY PROTEIN: synaptopodin (The sequence of the model RefSeq protein was modified relative to this genomic sequence to represent the inferred CDS: inserted 2 bases in 1 codon; deleted 2 bases in 1 codon), producing MPRPSLDDSSLALVAEPALPPKCPGSAPELPPAAASPTADPSQEWKVVKIQRVLINPAGELRKAGLSRSASLSEKELKEAKARSRRIAAQLTTAPGPSSKGVLLFNRRKQRVDGLAGAGHGGGLPLSPTPRPWQAAMEEGEGQGTKSEPDQLGTSGEGLRANASPCREPPAEAQQVPLSIYLKENMASAATNGVQERVASGMESGSPKEGKNGEVPGKVPGKVPSAPAGTATGTASPASRQQNGTQGRQYYEVHLTLAKPKPVKNRTARPFGIQASPLSGQPPEGPPAAELPPPPTYAETLSSPPPLTRVRSPPAYSALYPPREQKMLPGPPLGCASGPNPLPKTGILEESAARRAGKKSMFTFVEKPKLGPNPDLLDLVQSVDSRKKQKEQGEPSAEDEPFDLGAEAANFVPNSMARGGQHLPPADDAPAWSSCLKSPTVQPKPKPQPSHNLSEARGKGAELFARRQSRMEKFIIEAPSQPELLRSPSPTMSLPPSWKYDANACLSPMVSRHPSKSPSRPSKTPPASLYGSNLMENEVSQKELEISKYQPYQLQSSLFILSPSKGPARSMPREMPPPRPSLPDAYPYPQQTSCPTSPLPPSSVWHPPAVPSAGQTTSSPFPGAAGALPLTHGSRAGPGAPTEVLLASPCRLLPPRAKGGFQAPRPSYSTRNAGIEPQERRPSLPASPTWTPRLTRRPGSLDGWASPASVPELDEGPPTSPPWSERSLSPLRQDTDPRASRQMQARLARNIINAARRKSSSPKAVGPEGSRPFTPIPAGPPSLPQSPRPARPESSRTPALQAASSVLGSLGSPSPTHKSPLRSPRADGPQFCASPGMPRAAWAEGRQLLLPPSMSSCPVPSLSPSPKSPLPSPVVGGRSSAKRCTSRSPTDSDVSLDSEDSGAKSPGIHSFNLCPRGWTSSLRLKPGGXPSGASCTS